The Helicobacter pylori genome includes a window with the following:
- the gatA gene encoding Asp-tRNA(Asn)/Glu-tRNA(Gln) amidotransferase subunit GatA, giving the protein MITLKQALSLSQDELETLKNEIDAKVRASDLNAYIKAPSLNGASAKGVPILIKDNISVKGWEITCSSKILEGYIAPYHASVIENLHQNSMAGFGLSNMDEFAMGSTTESSCYGITKNPRDKNRVPGGSSGGSAAAVAGGLAVAALGSDTGGSIRQPASYCGCVGLKPTYGRVSRYGLIAYCSSFDQIGSITQNVEDASILFDAISGYDSKDSTSANLKPTQTFKNLNRDKRFKIAILRDHIKDASNEVQLAYENTLKALKGMGHEIVEKKMLDSHYQISIYYIISMAEASSNLARFDGVRYGRRAQNIKDLKELYLKSRSEGFGDEVKRRIMLGNFVLSSGYYDAYYLKAQQMRLMIKEQYNKIFEEVDLIFTPVAPTSAHLFNYHASPLEMYLSDIYTIGANLSGLPALSLPVAKDPLGLPIGMQFIAKAFDEQSLLDVSYALEQELDLKLD; this is encoded by the coding sequence ATGATCACTTTAAAACAAGCCCTTTCTTTATCCCAAGATGAATTAGAAACCCTTAAAAACGAAATTGACGCTAAGGTTAGAGCTTCAGATTTGAACGCTTATATTAAAGCCCCTAGCCTTAATGGTGCTAGCGCTAAGGGTGTGCCAATCCTTATAAAAGACAATATCAGCGTGAAGGGGTGGGAAATCACTTGCTCCAGTAAGATTTTAGAAGGCTATATAGCTCCTTATCATGCGAGCGTGATTGAAAACTTGCACCAAAACAGCATGGCAGGGTTTGGGCTTTCTAACATGGACGAGTTTGCGATGGGAAGCACCACAGAGTCTAGTTGCTATGGGATCACTAAAAACCCACGAGATAAAAACAGAGTGCCTGGAGGGAGTAGCGGAGGAAGCGCGGCAGCCGTGGCGGGTGGCTTAGCGGTGGCGGCTTTAGGGAGCGATACGGGCGGGTCTATCAGGCAGCCGGCTAGTTATTGCGGGTGCGTGGGGTTAAAGCCCACTTATGGGAGAGTGAGCCGTTATGGTTTGATCGCGTATTGCTCTAGTTTTGATCAAATCGGGTCTATCACGCAAAATGTAGAGGATGCTTCTATTTTATTTGACGCAATTAGTGGGTATGATAGCAAGGACTCCACGAGCGCTAATCTCAAACCCACGCAAACCTTTAAAAACCTTAACAGAGATAAACGCTTTAAAATCGCTATCTTAAGGGATCACATTAAAGACGCGAGCAATGAAGTGCAACTCGCTTATGAAAACACCCTTAAAGCCTTGAAAGGAATGGGGCATGAGATTGTGGAAAAAAAGATGCTGGATTCGCATTATCAAATCTCTATCTATTATATTATCAGCATGGCTGAAGCGAGTTCGAATCTGGCCAGATTCGATGGGGTGCGTTATGGGAGGAGAGCTCAAAATATTAAAGATTTGAAAGAATTGTATCTCAAAAGCCGCAGTGAAGGTTTTGGCGATGAGGTGAAACGGCGCATCATGTTAGGGAATTTTGTCTTAAGCAGCGGGTATTATGACGCTTATTATTTGAAAGCCCAGCAAATGCGTTTGATGATTAAAGAGCAATACAACAAGATTTTTGAAGAAGTGGATTTGATTTTCACCCCTGTAGCTCCCACGAGTGCCCACCTATTCAATTACCATGCAAGCCCTTTAGAAATGTATTTGAGCGATATTTACACGATTGGGGCGAATTTGAGCGGTTTGCCGGCCCTTTCTTTACCGGTCGCTAAAGATCCTTTAGGCTTGCCCATAGGGATGCAATTCATTGCTAAGGCTTTTGATGAGCAAAGCCTTTTAGATGTTTCTTACGCTTTAGAGCAAGAATTAGATTTAAAATTAGATTAA
- the guaB gene encoding IMP dehydrogenase produces the protein MRILQRALTFEDVLMVPRKSSVLPKDVSLKSRLTKNIGLNIPFISAAMDTVTEHKTAIAMARLGGIGIVHKNMDIETQVKEITKVKKSESGVINDPIFIHAHRTLADAKVITDNYKISGVPVVDDKGLLIGILTNRDVRFETDLSKKVGDVMTKMPLVTAHVGISLEEARDLMHKHKIEKLPIVDKDNVLKGLITIKDIQKRIEYPEANKDDFGRLRVGAAIGVGQLDRAEMLVKAGVDALVLDSAHGHSANILHTLEEIKKSLVVDVIVGNVVTKEATSDLISAGADAVKVGIGPGSICTTRIVAGVGMPQVSAIDNCVEVASKFDIPVIADGGIRYSGDVAKALALGASSVMIGSLLAGTEESPGDFMIYQGRQYKSYRGMGSIGAMTKGSSDRYFQEGVASEKLVPEGIEGRVPYRGKVSDMIFQLVGGVRSSMGYQGAKNILELYQNAEFVEITSAGLKESHVHGVDITKEAPNYYG, from the coding sequence ATGAGAATTTTACAAAGGGCTTTGACTTTTGAAGACGTGTTGATGGTGCCTAGAAAATCCAGCGTTTTACCTAAAGATGTGAGCTTAAAATCCCGCCTAACCAAAAACATTGGTTTGAATATCCCCTTTATTAGCGCGGCTATGGATACGGTTACAGAGCATAAAACCGCTATCGCTATGGCGCGCCTTGGGGGTATTGGCATCGTGCATAAAAACATGGATATTGAAACGCAAGTCAAAGAAATCACTAAGGTTAAAAAAAGTGAGAGCGGGGTGATTAATGATCCTATTTTTATCCATGCGCACAGGACGCTAGCGGACGCTAAAGTCATAACGGATAATTACAAGATTTCAGGCGTGCCTGTGGTAGATGATAAGGGGTTGTTGATCGGGATTTTAACTAACAGAGATGTGCGCTTTGAAACGGATTTGAGTAAAAAAGTGGGCGATGTGATGACTAAAATGCCTTTAGTTACCGCTCATGTGGGTATCAGTTTGGAAGAGGCTAGGGATTTGATGCACAAGCATAAGATTGAAAAATTGCCCATTGTGGATAAAGATAATGTTTTAAAAGGCTTGATCACGATTAAGGATATTCAAAAACGCATTGAATACCCTGAGGCCAATAAAGATGATTTTGGGAGGTTGAGAGTGGGGGCGGCTATTGGAGTGGGGCAACTAGATAGGGCTGAAATGTTAGTTAAAGCGGGGGTGGATGCGTTGGTGTTAGACAGCGCGCATGGGCATTCGGCGAACATTTTACACACTTTAGAAGAGATTAAAAAAAGCTTGGTGGTGGATGTGATTGTGGGGAATGTGGTAACTAAAGAGGCCACAAGCGATTTGATTAGCGCGGGAGCGGACGCTGTTAAAGTGGGTATTGGGCCAGGAAGCATTTGCACCACTAGGATTGTGGCTGGAGTGGGAATGCCCCAAGTGAGCGCGATTGATAATTGCGTAGAAGTAGCGTCTAAATTTGATATTCCTGTGATTGCAGATGGAGGGATCCGCTATTCAGGCGATGTGGCTAAGGCTTTGGCTTTGGGGGCATCAAGCGTGATGATAGGCTCTTTACTCGCTGGCACGGAAGAATCTCCAGGGGATTTTATGATCTATCAAGGGAGGCAATATAAAAGCTATAGGGGCATGGGTAGCATTGGGGCTATGACTAAAGGGAGCTCTGACAGGTATTTTCAAGAGGGCGTAGCGAGTGAAAAATTAGTTCCAGAAGGCATTGAGGGGCGTGTGCCTTATCGTGGTAAGGTTTCGGATATGATTTTCCAATTAGTAGGGGGCGTGCGCTCTTCTATGGGGTATCAGGGAGCGAAAAACATTTTGGAATTGTATCAAAACGCTGAATTTGTAGAAATCACTAGTGCGGGGTTAAAAGAAAGCCATGTGCATGGCGTGGATATTACTAAAGAAGCCCCTAATTATTATGGGTGA
- the coaE gene encoding dephospho-CoA kinase (Dephospho-CoA kinase (CoaE) performs the final step in coenzyme A biosynthesis.): protein MVLKNAIALTGGIGTGKSTTIKILESQGYPILDADKIAHQLLQEHRFKIAQHFGSEILAKDILNRKKLGAIVFQNANELKWLEGFLHPLIRECMLQKAYELEKNHQAYFLDIPLFFEVGGKKCYPVGMVVLIYVPKALQIERLLERDKLKETEILQRLACQMDIEQKRLMSDYIIDNSSSLKDLNKQVERFLKTLL, encoded by the coding sequence ATGGTTTTAAAAAACGCTATCGCTCTGACAGGGGGGATAGGCACCGGTAAAAGCACCACCATTAAAATATTAGAATCGCAAGGTTATCCAATTTTAGATGCGGATAAGATCGCCCACCAATTATTGCAAGAGCATCGGTTTAAAATCGCCCAACATTTTGGATCAGAGATTTTAGCAAAAGATATTTTGAATCGTAAAAAACTTGGCGCGATCGTGTTTCAAAACGCTAATGAGTTAAAATGGCTAGAGGGTTTTTTACACCCCTTAATCCGTGAATGCATGCTTCAAAAAGCCTATGAATTGGAAAAGAATCATCAAGCGTATTTTTTAGATATCCCTTTGTTTTTTGAAGTGGGGGGTAAAAAATGCTATCCTGTGGGTATGGTGGTTTTAATCTATGTGCCTAAGGCCTTACAAATTGAGCGCCTTTTAGAGCGAGACAAACTCAAAGAAACTGAAATTTTGCAGCGCTTAGCTTGTCAAATGGATATAGAGCAAAAACGCCTCATGAGCGATTACATTATAGACAACAGCTCCAGTTTGAAAGATTTAAATAAGCAGGTTGAACGCTTTTTAAAAACGCTCTTATAA
- a CDS encoding glycosyltransferase family 25 protein, whose translation MRVFIISLNQKVCDKFGLVFRDTTTLLNSINATHHQAQIFDAIYSKTFEGGLHPLVKKHLHPYFIVQNIKDMGITTNLISRVSKFYYALKYYAKFMSLGELGCYASHYSLWEKCIELNEPICILEDDITLKENFKEGLDFLEKHIQELGYARLMHLLYDASVKSEPLSHKNHEIQERVGIIKAYSHGVGTQGYVITPKIAKVFKKCSRKWVVPVDTIMDATFIHGVKNLVLQPFVIADDEQISTIARKEEPYSPKIALMRELHFKYLKYWQFV comes from the coding sequence TTGCGTGTTTTTATCATTTCTTTAAATCAAAAAGTGTGCGATAAATTTGGTTTGGTTTTTAGAGACACCACGACTTTACTCAATAGCATCAATGCCACCCACCACCAAGCGCAAATTTTTGATGCGATTTATTCTAAAACTTTTGAAGGCGGGTTGCACCCCTTAGTGAAAAAGCATTTACACCCTTATTTCATCGTACAAAACATCAAAGACATGGGAATTACAACCAACCTAATCAGTAGGGTTTCTAAGTTTTATTACGCTTTAAAATATTATGCGAAGTTTATGAGCTTGGGGGAGCTTGGGTGCTATGCGAGCCATTATTCTTTGTGGGAAAAATGCATAGAGCTAAATGAGCCCATTTGTATTTTAGAAGACGATATAACCTTGAAAGAGAATTTTAAAGAGGGCTTGGATTTTTTAGAAAAACACATCCAAGAACTAGGCTATGCGCGTTTGATGCATTTGTTGTATGATGCCAGTGTAAAAAGTGAGCCATTGAGCCACAAAAACCACGAAATACAAGAGCGTGTAGGAATTATTAAAGCTTATAGTCATGGGGTGGGGACGCAAGGCTATGTGATCACGCCAAAGATTGCCAAAGTTTTTAAAAAATGCAGCCGAAAGTGGGTTGTTCCTGTGGATACGATAATGGACGCTACTTTTATCCATGGCGTGAAAAATCTGGTGTTACAACCTTTTGTGATCGCTGATGATGAGCAAATCTCTACAATAGCGCGAAAAGAAGAACCCTATAGCCCTAAAATCGCCTTAATGAGAGAACTCCATTTTAAATATTTGAAATATTGGCAGTTTGTATAG
- the trxB gene encoding thioredoxin-disulfide reductase has product MIDCAIIGGGPAGLSAGLYATRGGVKNAVLFEKGMPGGQITGSSEIENYPGVKEVVSGLDFMQPWQEQCFRFGLKHEMTAIQRVFKKDSHFVILAEDGKTFEAKSVIIATGGSPKRTGIKGESEYWGKGVSTCATCDGFFYKNKEVAVLGGGDTAVEEAIYLANICKKVYLIHRRDGFRCTPITLEHAKNNDKIEFLTPYVVEEIKGDASGVSSLSIKNTATNEKRELVVPGFFVFVGYDVNNAVLKQEDGSMLCKCDEYGSIVVDFSMKTNIQGLFAAGDIRIFAPKQVVCAASDGATAALSVISYLEHH; this is encoded by the coding sequence ATGATAGATTGCGCAATTATTGGAGGTGGTCCTGCAGGTTTGAGTGCGGGGCTTTACGCCACTAGAGGCGGTGTTAAAAACGCCGTTTTATTTGAGAAAGGAATGCCTGGGGGGCAAATCACTGGCAGTAGTGAGATTGAAAACTATCCGGGCGTTAAGGAAGTGGTGAGCGGGTTGGATTTCATGCAACCATGGCAGGAGCAATGCTTTCGCTTTGGCTTAAAGCATGAAATGACCGCTATTCAAAGGGTTTTTAAAAAAGACTCTCATTTTGTTATTTTGGCAGAAGACGGCAAGACTTTTGAAGCTAAAAGCGTGATTATCGCTACCGGTGGTAGCCCTAAACGCACAGGCATCAAGGGCGAGTCAGAGTATTGGGGTAAAGGCGTTAGCACTTGTGCGACATGCGATGGCTTCTTTTACAAAAATAAGGAAGTAGCGGTGCTTGGTGGAGGCGATACCGCCGTAGAAGAGGCGATTTATCTAGCCAATATCTGCAAAAAAGTCTATCTCATCCACAGAAGAGATGGTTTTAGGTGCACGCCTATCACTTTAGAGCATGCTAAGAACAATGATAAGATTGAGTTTTTAACCCCTTATGTGGTAGAAGAAATCAAGGGCGATGCTTCTGGCGTGTCTTCTTTAAGCATTAAAAACACAGCCACTAACGAAAAAAGAGAGCTAGTCGTGCCGGGGTTTTTTGTTTTTGTGGGTTATGATGTGAATAACGCCGTGTTGAAACAAGAAGATGGCTCTATGCTATGCAAATGCGATGAATACGGCTCTATTGTCGTGGATTTTTCCATGAAAACGAACATTCAAGGCTTGTTTGCAGCAGGAGATATTCGCATTTTTGCCCCTAAGCAAGTGGTTTGTGCTGCAAGCGATGGCGCTACGGCAGCCTTAAGCGTGATTTCTTACTTAGAACACCATTAA
- a CDS encoding F0F1 ATP synthase subunit A, with amino-acid sequence MEHRVFTIANFFSSNHDFITGFFVVLTAVLMFLISLGASRKIQMVPMGLQNVYESIISAILSVAKDIIGEELARKYFPLAGTIALYVFFSNMIGIIPGFESPTASWSFTLVLALIVFFYYHFEGIRAQGFFKYFAHFAGPVKWLAPFMFPIEIISHFSRIVSLSFRLFGNIKGDDMFLLIMLLLVPWAVPVAPFMVLFFMGILQAFVFMILTYVYLAGAVLTDEGH; translated from the coding sequence ATGGAACACAGAGTATTTACTATTGCTAATTTTTTTAGCTCCAATCATGATTTTATCACCGGTTTTTTCGTTGTTTTGACAGCGGTTTTGATGTTTTTAATCTCGCTTGGTGCGTCGCGCAAAATACAGATGGTGCCTATGGGTTTGCAGAATGTGTATGAGAGTATTATTAGCGCAATTTTGAGCGTGGCTAAGGATATTATAGGCGAAGAATTAGCCCGCAAATACTTCCCACTAGCAGGCACGATCGCTTTGTATGTCTTTTTTTCTAACATGATAGGCATCATTCCTGGCTTTGAATCCCCTACGGCTAGCTGGAGCTTTACGCTGGTTTTAGCGCTGATTGTGTTTTTTTATTACCATTTTGAAGGCATTAGAGCACAGGGATTTTTTAAGTATTTCGCTCATTTTGCAGGCCCTGTGAAATGGCTCGCCCCCTTCATGTTCCCTATTGAGATCATCTCGCATTTTTCTAGGATCGTGTCTTTATCGTTCCGTTTGTTTGGGAATATCAAGGGCGATGACATGTTCTTGCTCATCATGCTTTTATTAGTGCCTTGGGCGGTTCCTGTAGCGCCTTTTATGGTTTTGTTTTTTATGGGGATTTTACAAGCTTTTGTTTTTATGATCCTTACTTATGTGTATTTGGCAGGGGCTGTTTTAACCGATGAAGGGCATTAA
- a CDS encoding spermidine synthase, with protein MWITQEITPYLRKEYTIEAKLLDVRSEHNILEIFKSKDFGEIAMLNCQLLFKNFLHIESELLAHIGGCTKKELKEVLIVDGFDLELAHQLFQYDTHIDFVQADEKILDSFISFFPHFHEVKNNKNFTHAKQLLDLDIKKYDLILCLQEPDIHKMDGLKRMLKEDGVFISVAKHPLLEHVSMQNALKNMGGFFSVAMPFVAPLRILSNKGYIYASFKTHPLKDLIAPKIEVLKSVRYYNEDIHRAAFALPKNLQEVFKDNIKS; from the coding sequence ATGTGGATCACCCAAGAAATCACGCCGTATTTGCGTAAAGAATACACCATAGAAGCGAAATTATTAGATGTCAGAAGCGAACATAATATCTTAGAGATTTTTAAATCTAAGGATTTTGGTGAAATTGCGATGCTGAATTGCCAATTGCTGTTCAAGAATTTTTTGCACATTGAAAGCGAGTTGCTCGCTCATATAGGGGGTTGCACCAAGAAAGAGCTTAAAGAAGTTTTGATTGTGGATGGGTTTGATTTGGAATTGGCCCACCAGCTTTTTCAATACGACACGCATATAGATTTTGTGCAAGCGGACGAAAAGATTTTAGACAGCTTCATTAGTTTTTTCCCCCATTTCCATGAAGTGAAAAACAACAAGAATTTCACGCACGCTAAACAACTCTTAGATTTAGACATTAAAAAATACGATTTGATTCTTTGCTTGCAAGAGCCAGATATTCATAAAATGGATGGTTTAAAAAGAATGCTTAAAGAAGATGGGGTGTTTATTTCGGTAGCCAAACACCCGTTATTAGAGCATGTGAGCATGCAAAACGCCCTAAAAAACATGGGCGGGTTTTTTTCTGTTGCCATGCCTTTTGTAGCGCCTTTAAGGATTTTGAGCAATAAGGGTTATATTTACGCTTCTTTTAAAACCCACCCCTTAAAAGATTTAATAGCACCCAAAATAGAAGTGCTAAAAAGCGTGAGATACTATAACGAAGACATTCATAGGGCCGCATTCGCTTTGCCTAAAAATTTACAAGAAGTCTTTAAAGACAATATCAAATCTTAA
- a CDS encoding RNA-binding protein, translating into MKNIYVGNLVYSATSEQVKELFSQFGKVFNVKLIYDRETKKPKGFGFVEMQEEGVREAIAKLDNTDFMGRTIRVTEANPKKS; encoded by the coding sequence TTGAAAAACATTTATGTAGGGAATTTGGTTTATAGCGCTACTAGTGAGCAAGTCAAGGAGCTTTTCAGTCAATTTGGCAAAGTTTTTAATGTCAAACTGATTTATGACAGAGAAACGAAGAAACCTAAAGGTTTTGGCTTTGTGGAAATGCAAGAAGAGGGCGTTAGGGAAGCGATTGCTAAATTGGATAATACGGATTTTATGGGCAGAACGATTAGGGTAACCGAAGCCAATCCTAAAAAGTCTTAG